The Prunus persica cultivar Lovell chromosome G8, Prunus_persica_NCBIv2, whole genome shotgun sequence genome includes a region encoding these proteins:
- the LOC18766723 gene encoding O-acyltransferase WSD1: MGSSDDDCAEQPLSPPGRLFLHPRWNLTIHCAIGFKNPIDIDAIKSRLKNSLLLSHPRFSSLVVRDSHGVEHWQKATHIDLDRHIIILPNPVSTASQPVDHDTAVNDYLADLSISSGLSTDKPLWELHLLMAHNCCVFRLHHALGDGVSLMSLFLADCRRADDQEKFPTLAYGKKRDKKRVNSSSGKGWWVLLIGFLSMVCSNLVFVVELVMRSLWVCDSKTEISGGDGVELWPRKLATARFRLQDMKLVKKAVPNATINDVLFGVLSSGLSRYLEQRTPNALPEGLQITGLAMVDLREQLGLQELSDMMKSNSPGLSWGNKFGMILLPIYYHKTNGPDDDPLVYLKRAKVMIDRRKQSLQAHFSYKTILSTMPYLGAKVTAWLNYKILCNTSFSISNIIGPEEEITAAGNTVTYLRVNSTTLPHALTMHMVSYAGRVDMQILVAKDIIPDPAFLAKCFEEALLDMKEAASCIATMSN; the protein is encoded by the exons atgGGTTCCTCAGATGATGACTGTGCAGAGCAGCCCTTGTCTCCACCAGGCCGTCTCTTCCTCCATCCCCGATGGAACCTAACAATCCACTGCGCCATCGGCTTCAAGAACCCTATAGATATAGACGCCATCAAGTCCCGCCTCAAAAACTCCCTCCTTCTGTCCCACCCCAGATTCTCAAGCCTCGTGGTCCGGGACTCCCACGGCGTCGAGCACTGGCAAAAAGCAACCCACATTGACCTCGACCGCCACATCATCATCCTCCCCAACCCCGTCTCCACCGCATCACAGCCTGTTGACCATGATACCGCTGTCAACGACTACTTGGCTGACCTCTCCATCAGCTCTGGGCTAAGCACTGACAAACCCTTGTGGGAATTGCACCTTCTCATGGCTCACAACTGCTGCGTGTTTCGGCTCCACCATGCTTTGGGAGACGGGGTTTCGCTCATGTCTCTGTTCTTGGCCGATTGTAGGAGAGCTGACGATCAAGAAAAGTTCCCAACTTTGGCTTATGGGAAGAAGAGGGACAAGAAAAGAGTGAATAGTAGTAGTGGAAAgggttggtgggttttgttgaTAGGGTTTTTGAGTATGGTGTGTTCCAACTTGGTGTTTGTGGTGGAGCTTGTGATGAGGAGCTTGTGGGTTTGTGACAGCAAAACAGAGATCAGTGGTGGCGATGGGGTTGAGCTGTGGCCTAGGAAGTTGGCCACTGCTCGGTTTAGGCTTCAGGACATGAAGCTCGTCAAGAAAGCTGTTCCGAATGCG ACAATCAACGATGTTCTTTTTGGTGTGCTTTCATCAGGACTTTCAAGATACCTGGAACAACGAACACCAAATG CTTTGCCTGAGGGGCTTCAAATTACAGGGCTAGCAATGGTAGATCTAAGAGAGCAACTTGGATTGCAG GAACTATCCGATATGATGAAAAGCAATTCACCAGGACTAAGTTGGGGTAACAAGTTCGGCATGATTCTCCTACCTATTTATTATCATAAAACCAACGGCCCTGATGATGATCCTCTGGTGTATCTGAAGAGAGCTAAGGTGATGATTGATAGGAGGAAACAATCTCTACAGGCTCATTTCTCATACAAAACTATACTTTCTACAATGCCCTACTTGGGAGCAAAG GTTACTGCCTGGCTTAATTACAAGATCCTTTGCAATACAAGCTTCTCTATCTCAAATATCATTGGCCCAGAAGAGGAAATTACAGCCGCAGGCAACACAGTAACTTATCTGAGAGTGAATTCAACTACCCTTCCACAT GCGCTCACAATGCACATGGTGAGCTATGCTGGAAGAGTAGACATGCAAATTTTGGTGGCCAAAGATATCATCCCTGACCCGGCATTTCTCGCAAAGTGCTTTGAGGAGGCCTTGCTTGATATGAAGGAAGCAGCCAGCTGCATTGCAACCATGAGTAATTAA
- the LOC18768701 gene encoding cytochrome P450 94A1, which translates to MFLQLLTLASLVLLPLLFFFVFRASSQPNPKTSNNTKVLKSYPIIGSFITLYKNHERRLPWFTDLLRSSPSNTLTIHHSLGKHFVVTGNPTVVQHILKTHFPIYEKGNTFRTTLTDLLGDGIFNADGDNWKFQRQVSSHEFNTKSLRKFVEQVVDTELSDRLIPILSAAATNNLILDFQDILQRFAFDNICRIAFGYDPAYLLPTLPEAKFAVAFDDAVQISGDRFSSFSQVWKLKRFLGIGSEKRLRAAVSEVREFANTIVREKKRELSEKKALESVDLLSRFLGSGHSDEKFVTDIVISFTLAGRDTTSAALTWFFWLLSQNPHVEDEILKEISRTTELESATGGYDEVMEMVYTHAALCESMRLYPPVPGNSKKAMKDDVLPDGTKVKKGMVVTYNVYSMGRMEEIWGEDWAEYRPERWLEEREENGAHKWKFVGRDSFSYPVFQAGPRICLGKEMAFLQMKRVVSAVLKSFKLVPVEREGGAQPEFVAYLTGKMKGGFPVTIVERA; encoded by the coding sequence ATGTTTCTTCAGCTCTTAACCTTGGCCTCCCTGGTCCTCCTTCCCctacttttcttcttcgtcttcagGGCTTCATCACAACCAAACCCCAAAACCAGCAACAACACCAAGGTCCTCAAATCATACCCAATAATCGGCTCTTTCATAACCCTCTACAAAAACCATGAACGCAGGCTCCCATGGTTCACAGACCTCCTCCGAAGCTCGCCATCAAACACCCTCACCATCCACCACTCTCTGGGCAAGCACTTCGTCGTCACGGGCAACCCCACTGTCGTCCAGCACATCCTCAAGACCCATTTCCCCATCTACGAAAAAGGCAACACCTTCCGCACCACCCTCACCGACCTCCTCGGCGACGGCATCTTCAACGCCGACGGCGACAACTGGAAGTTCCAGCGCCAAGTCTCCAGCCACGAATTCAACACCAAGTCTCTGCGTAAATTCGTCGAACAGGTCGTGGACACCGAGCTCTCCGACCGCCTCATTCCCATTCTCTCCGCCGCCGCCACCAACAATTTAATTCTCGACTTCCAAGACATTCTCCAACGCTTCGCCTTCGATAACATCTGCAGAATCGCATTTGGATACGATCCGGCTTACCTGCTACCCACTCTGCCCGAAGCCAAATTCGCAGTGGCTTTCGACGACGCCGTTCAAATCAGCGGCGACAGGTTCAGTTCGTTTTCCCAAGTGTGGAAGCTCAAAAGGTTTCTCGGAATTGGCTCCGAGAAGCGCCTCCGAGCTGCGGTCTCCGAAGTTCGCGAGTTCGCGAACACCATTGTCAGGGAAAAGAAGCGAGAGCTGAGCGAGAAGAAGGCTCTAGAGTCCGTGGATCTCCTCTCCCGGTTCTTAGGCTCAGGCCATTCGGATGAAAAGTTCGTCACCGACATCGTCATCAGCTTCACCCTCGCCGGCCGAGACACCACGTCGGCAGCTCTCACATGGTTCTTCTGGCTACTATCGCAGAACCCACATGTGGAAGACGAGATTCTAAAGGAGATCAGCAGAACGACGGAGTTGGAGTCGGCCACAGGGGGTTACGACGAGGTGATGGAGATGGTGTACACTCACGCGGCGCTGTGCGAGAGCATGAGGCTGTACCCGCCGGTTCCCGGGAACAGCAAAAAGGCGATGAAGGACGACGTTTTGCCGGACGGGACGAAGGTGAAGAAGGGAATGGTGGTGACCTACAACGTGTACTCGATGGGGCGGATGGAGGAGATTTGGGGGGAGGACTGGGCAGAGTACAGGCCCGAGAGGTGgctggaggagagagaggagaatggGGCCCACAAGTGGAAGTTTGTCGGGAGGGACTCGTTCAGCTACCCTGTGTTTCAGGCGGGGCCCAGGATCTGCTTGGGGAAGGAGATGGCGTTTCTGCAGATGAAGAGGGTGGTGAGTGCTGTTTTGAAGAGTTTTAAGTTGGTCCCGGTGGAGAGGGAGGGTGGAGCCCAGCCAGAGTTCGTGGCCTACCTCACCGGAAAAATGAAAGGTGGCTTTCCGGTCACCATTGTGGAGAGGGCTTGA
- the LOC18767087 gene encoding O-acyltransferase WSD1, protein MGSFDDDSAEQPLSPTGRLFLHPKWNLVVHCAIGFKNPIDIDAIKYRLKTSLLLSHPRFSSLVVRDSHGVEHWQKATHIDLDRHIIILHNPVSTASQPVDHETAVNDYLADLSTSPGLSTDKPLWEVHLLMAHNCCVFRLHHALGDGVSLMYLFLADCRRANNEEKLPTLAYGKTRGKKRVDSSIGKGWWVLLIGFLSMVWFNLVFVVEFVMRSLWVCDSKTEISGGDGVQLWPRKLATARFRLQDMKLVKKAVPNATINDVLFGVLSSGLSRYLEHRTPNALPEGLQITGLAMVNLREQLGLQELSDMMKNNSPGLGWGNKFGMILLPIYYHKSNGPDDPLAYLKRAKVMIDRRKQSLQAYFSYKTVLSTMPYLGAKVTAWLNNNIICNTSFTISNIIGPEEEITAAGNTVTYLRVNSTTGPHALTMHLVSYAGKVDMQISVAKDIIPDPAFLANCFEEALLDMKEAASRNATISN, encoded by the exons atgGGTTCCTTTGATGATGACTCTGCAGAGCAGCCCTTGTCTCCAACAGGCCGTCTCTTCCTCCATCCCAAATGGAACCTAGTAGTACACTGCGCCATCGGCTTCAAGAACCCTATAGATATAGATGCCATCAAGTACCGCCTCAAAACCTCCCTCCTCCTCTCCCACCCCAGATTCTCAAGCCTCGTGGTCCGCGACTCCCACGGCGTCGAGCACTGGCAAAAAGCAACCCACATTGACCTCGACCGCCACatcatcatcctccacaacccCGTCTCTACCGCATCACAGCCTGTTGACCATGAAACCGCTGTCAACGACTACTTGGCTGATCTCTCCACCAGCCCTGGGCTAAGCACTGACAAACCCTTGTGGGAAGTGCACCTTCTCATGGCTCACAACTGCTGCGTGTTTCGACTCCACCATGCTTTGGGGGACGGGGTTTCTCTTATGTATCTGTTCTTGGCCGATTGTAGGAGAGCCAACAACGAAGAAAAGCTCCCAACTTTGGCTTATGGGAAGACTAGGGGCAAGAAAAGAGTGGATAGTAGTATTGGAAAgggttggtgggttttgttgaTAGGGTTTTTGAGTATGGTGTGGTTCAACTTGGTGTTTGTGGTGGAGTTTGTGATGAGGAGCTTGTGGGTTTGTGACAGCAAAACAGAGATCAGTGGTGGCGATGGGGTTCAGCTGTGGCCTAGGAAGTTGGCCACTGCTCGGTTTAGGCTTCAGGACATGAAGCTCGTCAAGAAAGCTGTTCCAAATGCg ACAATCAACGATGTTCTTTTTGGTGTGCTTTCATCGGGACTTTCAAGATATCTGGAACACCGAACACCAAATG CTTTGCCCGAGGGGCTTCAAATTACAGGGCTAGCAATGGTAAATCTAAGAGAGCAACTTGGATTGCAG GAACTATCCGATATGATGAAAAACAATTCACCAGGACTAGGTTGGGGTAACAAGTTCGGCATGATTCTCCTACCTATTTATTATCATAAAAGCAACGGCCCTGATGATCCTCTGGCGTATCTGAAGAGAGCTAAGGTGATGATTGATAGGAGGAAACAATCTCTACAGGCTTATTTCTCATACAAAACTGTACTTTCTACAATGCCCTACTTGGGAGCAAAG GTTACTGCCTGGCTTAATAACAATATCATTTGCAATACAAGCTTTACTATCTCAAATATTATTGGCCCAGAAGAGGAAATTACAGCCGCAGGCAACACAGTAACTTATCTGAGAGTGAATTCAACTACCGGTCCACAT GCGCTCACAATGCACTTGGTGAGCTATGCTGGAAAAGTAGACATGCAAATTTCGGTGGCCAAAGATATCATCCCTGACCCGGCATTTCTCGCAAACTGCTTTGAGGAGGCCTTGCTTGATATGAAGGAAGCAGCCAGCCGCAATGCAACCATAAGCAATTAA
- the LOC18766531 gene encoding O-acyltransferase WSD1 isoform X2 gives MYQNHKASKDHRNMESHMGESKETRANDPSSSSSSSSLRLCFLGSSAADKSSAEPITPIGGFFFQPQMDQIIHCAMGFKNPIDIAAIKSHLKTSLLLSHPRFSSLMVRGPRGLKQWHRSSHVDLDHHVIVVHNPVTAASNFDHEAAVNAYLADLSTSSGLSADKPLWEFHLLMAHNCGVFRIHHALGDGTSLMSLFSASFKGAEEEEKLPVLGSAGKKRNRVNGEKGWWVLLIGFVGMVWFSLIFAVEFALRSLWVCDRKTEISGGDGVELWPRKLATARFKLQDMKLVKKAVPNATINDVLVGVVSAGLSRYLDHRTPNALPEGLRITGIAMANLREQPRLQELTDLMKSNSRSSWGNKFSTFLLPIYYKKSSGTEPLEYLRRAKVIMDRKKQSLEALFSYKIGCFLMTYLGAEIATWLLYRIVCNTSFAISNILGPQEEIAVGGNPALTMHMVSYVERADMQILVAKDIIPDPDFLAKCFEEALIDMKEAAH, from the exons ATGTATCAAAACCACAAGGCCAGCAAAGACCACAGAAACATGGAGAGCCACATGGGAGAGAGCAAGGAAACCAGAGCCAACgacccttcttcttcttcttcttcttcatctctccGTCTGTGTTTCTTGGGGTCGTCGGCAGCTGACAAGTCCTCCGCCGAGCCCATAACCCCAATTGGTGGGTTCTTCTTCCAACCCCAAATGGACCAAATAATCCACTGCGCCATGGGCTTCAAAAACCCCATTGACATCGCCGCCATTAAATCCCACCTCAAAACCTCCCTCCTTCTCTCCCACCCCAGATTCTCCAGCCTCATGGTCCGCGGCCCCCGAGGCCTCAAGCAATGGCACAGGAGCTCCCACGTCGACCTCGACCACCACGTCATCGTCGTCCACAACCCCGTCACGGCTGCATCAAACTTTGACCACGAGGCCGCGGTCAATGCCTACTTGGCCGACCTCTCCACCAGCTCTGGCCTCAGCGCCGACAAACCCCTGTGGGAATTCCACCTCCTCATGGCCCACAACTGCGGGGTCTTCCGCATCCACCACGCTCTGGGAGATGGGACTTCGCTCATGTCTCTGTTCTCGGCGAGTTTCAAGggagctgaagaagaagaaaagcttCCGGTTTTGGGCTCTGCCGGGAAGAAGAGAAACAGAGTGAATGGTGAAAAGGGCTGGTGGGTTTTGTTGATTGGGTTTGTGGGTATGGTTTGGTTCAGCTTGATTTTTGCGGTGGAGTTTGCGTTGAGGAGCTTGTGGGTTTGTGACAGAAAAACAGAGATAAGTGGCGGcgatggagttgagctctgGCCTAGGAAGCTGGCCACCGCTCGGTTTAAGCTTCAGGACATGAAGCTCGTCAAGAAAGCTGTTCCAAATGCG ACCATCAATGATGTTCTTGTGGGGGTGGTTTCAGCAGGGCTATCAAGATACCTGGATCACCGAACACCAAATG CTTTGCCCGAGGGGCTTCGAATTACAGGGATAGCTATGGCAAATTTGAGAGAGCAACCTAGATTGCAG GAACTAACAGATTTGATGAAAAGCAACTCTCGATCGAGTTGGGGTAACAAATTCAGCACGTTTCTCCTacctatttattataaaaaaagttcTGGAACTGAACCCCTGGAGTATTTGAGGAGAGCTAAGGTGATTATGGACCGCAAGAAACAGTCTCTGGAGGCTCTTTTCTCATACAAAATTGGGTGTTTTTTAATGACCTATTTGGGAGCAGAG ATTGCTACATGGCTTCTTTACAGGATTGTCTGCAACACTAGCTTTGCTATCTCAAATATACTTGGCCCACAAGAAGAAATTGCAGTTGGAGGAAACCCG GCACTTACAATGCATATGGTGAGCTACGTGGAAAGAGCAGACATGCAAATTTTGGTTGCCAAAGATATCATTCCTGACCCGGATTTTCTTGCGAAGTGCTTTGAGGAGGCATTGATTGATATGAAGGAAGCAGCCCATTGA
- the LOC18766531 gene encoding O-acyltransferase WSD1 isoform X1: MYQNHKASKDHRNMESHMGESKETRANDPSSSSSSSSLRLCFLGSSAADKSSAEPITPIGGFFFQPQMDQIIHCAMGFKNPIDIAAIKSHLKTSLLLSHPRFSSLMVRGPRGLKQWHRSSHVDLDHHVIVVHNPVTAASNFDHEAAVNAYLADLSTSSGLSADKPLWEFHLLMAHNCGVFRIHHALGDGTSLMSLFSASFKGAEEEEKLPVLGSAGKKRNRVNGEKGWWVLLIGFVGMVWFSLIFAVEFALRSLWVCDRKTEISGGDGVELWPRKLATARFKLQDMKLVKKAVPNATINDVLVGVVSAGLSRYLDHRTPNALPEGLRITGIAMANLREQPRLQELTDLMKSNSRSSWGNKFSTFLLPIYYKKSSGTEPLEYLRRAKVIMDRKKQSLEALFSYKIGCFLMTYLGAEIATWLLYRIVCNTSFAISNILGPQEEIAVGGNPVTYLRVNTSSLPHALTMHMVSYVERADMQILVAKDIIPDPDFLAKCFEEALIDMKEAAH, from the exons ATGTATCAAAACCACAAGGCCAGCAAAGACCACAGAAACATGGAGAGCCACATGGGAGAGAGCAAGGAAACCAGAGCCAACgacccttcttcttcttcttcttcttcatctctccGTCTGTGTTTCTTGGGGTCGTCGGCAGCTGACAAGTCCTCCGCCGAGCCCATAACCCCAATTGGTGGGTTCTTCTTCCAACCCCAAATGGACCAAATAATCCACTGCGCCATGGGCTTCAAAAACCCCATTGACATCGCCGCCATTAAATCCCACCTCAAAACCTCCCTCCTTCTCTCCCACCCCAGATTCTCCAGCCTCATGGTCCGCGGCCCCCGAGGCCTCAAGCAATGGCACAGGAGCTCCCACGTCGACCTCGACCACCACGTCATCGTCGTCCACAACCCCGTCACGGCTGCATCAAACTTTGACCACGAGGCCGCGGTCAATGCCTACTTGGCCGACCTCTCCACCAGCTCTGGCCTCAGCGCCGACAAACCCCTGTGGGAATTCCACCTCCTCATGGCCCACAACTGCGGGGTCTTCCGCATCCACCACGCTCTGGGAGATGGGACTTCGCTCATGTCTCTGTTCTCGGCGAGTTTCAAGggagctgaagaagaagaaaagcttCCGGTTTTGGGCTCTGCCGGGAAGAAGAGAAACAGAGTGAATGGTGAAAAGGGCTGGTGGGTTTTGTTGATTGGGTTTGTGGGTATGGTTTGGTTCAGCTTGATTTTTGCGGTGGAGTTTGCGTTGAGGAGCTTGTGGGTTTGTGACAGAAAAACAGAGATAAGTGGCGGcgatggagttgagctctgGCCTAGGAAGCTGGCCACCGCTCGGTTTAAGCTTCAGGACATGAAGCTCGTCAAGAAAGCTGTTCCAAATGCG ACCATCAATGATGTTCTTGTGGGGGTGGTTTCAGCAGGGCTATCAAGATACCTGGATCACCGAACACCAAATG CTTTGCCCGAGGGGCTTCGAATTACAGGGATAGCTATGGCAAATTTGAGAGAGCAACCTAGATTGCAG GAACTAACAGATTTGATGAAAAGCAACTCTCGATCGAGTTGGGGTAACAAATTCAGCACGTTTCTCCTacctatttattataaaaaaagttcTGGAACTGAACCCCTGGAGTATTTGAGGAGAGCTAAGGTGATTATGGACCGCAAGAAACAGTCTCTGGAGGCTCTTTTCTCATACAAAATTGGGTGTTTTTTAATGACCTATTTGGGAGCAGAG ATTGCTACATGGCTTCTTTACAGGATTGTCTGCAACACTAGCTTTGCTATCTCAAATATACTTGGCCCACAAGAAGAAATTGCAGTTGGAGGAAACCCGGTAACTTACCTCAGAGTGAATACATCTAGCCTGCCCCAT GCACTTACAATGCATATGGTGAGCTACGTGGAAAGAGCAGACATGCAAATTTTGGTTGCCAAAGATATCATTCCTGACCCGGATTTTCTTGCGAAGTGCTTTGAGGAGGCATTGATTGATATGAAGGAAGCAGCCCATTGA